The following coding sequences lie in one Psychrobacter arenosus genomic window:
- a CDS encoding ATP synthase subunit I, producing MTQPAKRTQSDQVARAVKGQLWVLFTLMMLAVIVDMLWLDPQNAVAKSFSLGALLSFVSQAMFAWFVFHRTGFHARLYIVQQLYRGQMIKWAVTLGGFIVIFITIQPLSAPALFTGFMLMQISHSWMLWRLR from the coding sequence ATGACTCAGCCTGCAAAACGCACGCAATCCGATCAAGTCGCTCGCGCAGTTAAAGGGCAATTGTGGGTACTATTTACCCTCATGATGCTGGCTGTCATAGTAGATATGCTTTGGCTAGATCCGCAAAATGCGGTCGCTAAAAGTTTTTCGCTTGGTGCCTTACTGAGTTTTGTCTCTCAAGCCATGTTTGCCTGGTTTGTCTTTCATCGCACAGGCTTCCATGCTCGCCTCTATATTGTCCAGCAACTGTATCGTGGACAGATGATTAAATGGGCAGTGACGCTCGGCGGATTTATTGTCATTTTCATTACCATACAACCCTTGTCAGCGCCTGCGCTCTTCACCGGTTTTATGCTAATGCAAATAAGTCACAGTTGGATGCTATGGCGCTTGCGCTAA
- the atpB gene encoding F0F1 ATP synthase subunit A, whose amino-acid sequence MAGEQTTTEYISHHLTNWTYGYLPGEGWKVAYTAEEASAMGFKAIHLDSMLWSIGLGLVFCALFWMVAKRATAGVPGKLQAAIEMIVEFVDSNVRDSYSGTSKLISPLALTIFVWIFLMNLMDLLPVDFIPALAGQIGAMMGHDPHHVFFKIVPTTDPNITLGMSFSVFALIIFYSIKEKGIGGFVGELTLHPFSASNPILQVILIPINFILEFVTLIAKPISLGLRLFGNMYAGELIFILIALMPFWIQWALSVPWAIFHILIITLQAFVFMMLTIVYMSLASSTEH is encoded by the coding sequence ATGGCAGGCGAGCAAACCACAACAGAATATATCTCTCATCACTTAACGAACTGGACGTACGGCTATCTGCCGGGCGAAGGTTGGAAAGTTGCCTATACAGCTGAAGAAGCTAGTGCTATGGGCTTTAAAGCTATCCACCTAGACTCTATGCTTTGGTCTATCGGTCTGGGTTTAGTGTTCTGTGCCCTTTTTTGGATGGTTGCTAAAAGAGCTACTGCCGGGGTACCTGGCAAACTACAAGCTGCTATTGAGATGATCGTTGAGTTCGTTGATAGCAACGTGCGCGATTCTTATAGCGGCACCTCAAAGCTGATTTCCCCCCTAGCGCTGACCATCTTCGTCTGGATTTTCTTGATGAACTTGATGGACTTATTGCCAGTAGATTTCATTCCTGCATTAGCCGGACAAATCGGGGCAATGATGGGTCATGACCCGCATCACGTGTTCTTTAAGATTGTCCCAACGACCGATCCTAACATTACGCTAGGCATGTCGTTCTCAGTCTTTGCACTTATTATCTTCTATAGTATTAAAGAAAAAGGTATTGGTGGCTTTGTAGGCGAGTTAACGCTACATCCTTTTAGCGCCAGCAACCCTATCCTACAAGTTATTTTAATCCCCATTAACTTTATTCTAGAGTTTGTTACTTTAATAGCCAAGCCGATCTCTTTAGGTCTGCGTCTATTCGGTAACATGTATGCTGGGGAATTGATCTTTATCCTGATCGCCCTAATGCCATTCTGGATTCAATGGGCACTATCAGTACCGTGGGCAATATTCCACATTTTAATTATTACCCTTCAAGCGTTCGTCTTTATGATGCTGACGATAGTTTACATGTCACTTGCATCATCAACTGAACATTAA
- the atpE gene encoding F0F1 ATP synthase subunit C — MDPVLSGYTVIAVALLIGLGALGTGIGFAILGGKFLEGVARQPELGSQLQTRMFIVAGLLDAIPMIGVGIAMLLLFANPLAG; from the coding sequence ATGGATCCAGTATTAAGTGGTTACACAGTTATCGCAGTTGCACTGCTTATCGGTCTTGGCGCTTTAGGCACCGGCATTGGCTTTGCTATCTTGGGCGGTAAATTCTTGGAAGGCGTAGCCCGTCAACCAGAACTAGGTTCACAGCTGCAAACCCGTATGTTCATCGTCGCAGGTCTACTTGATGCGATTCCTATGATCGGCGTTGGTATTGCTATGCTATTGTTGTTCGCCAACCCTCTAGCCGGTTAA
- a CDS encoding F0F1 ATP synthase subunit B — MNINFTIIGQAIAFAIFVVFCMKFVWPPLIAAINERQRKIADGLNAAEKAKADLASAGQEAELELNAAKAKAAALIEQANKSANQLVEEAKIQAQSEGERIRQQARASIDQEINQARESLRAQVAELSVLGAEKILQDKVDVQKHASMLDQLAAKL, encoded by the coding sequence GTGAATATCAATTTTACCATCATCGGTCAAGCCATTGCGTTTGCAATATTCGTGGTTTTTTGCATGAAATTCGTGTGGCCACCACTCATTGCAGCGATCAATGAGCGTCAGCGTAAAATTGCTGACGGACTGAATGCCGCTGAAAAAGCAAAAGCTGACCTAGCTTCTGCCGGGCAAGAAGCTGAACTTGAGCTGAATGCCGCAAAAGCTAAAGCTGCTGCCTTGATTGAGCAAGCGAATAAAAGCGCCAACCAACTGGTTGAAGAAGCTAAGATTCAAGCACAGTCAGAAGGCGAGCGTATTCGTCAGCAAGCTCGAGCGTCTATCGATCAAGAAATCAACCAGGCGCGTGAATCACTACGTGCCCAGGTCGCTGAGCTGTCTGTACTTGGTGCAGAAAAGATTCTACAAGACAAAGTCGACGTGCAAAAGCATGCTAGCATGCTAGATCAACTCGCGGCAAAGCTCTAA
- a CDS encoding F0F1 ATP synthase subunit delta, producing MADFSTLARPYAKAAFDYAHEHSVADAWEDFLFIASTVVNDKSFHDMLDNPAIAADQKVSALVDLYDTQVACTEDTAFKQLLGATSAHKSADAEYPKVSAGLRNFLSQLASQERLALLPEVYEHYRRHKTQAQKQVDAYVTSAYPLTDAQRDLFQTRLAASLNAKVVLHEAVDPSLLAGATIKIGDKVVDDSMRGKLKQLKTQLMA from the coding sequence ATGGCTGACTTTTCAACCTTAGCACGACCTTATGCCAAAGCTGCTTTTGACTATGCCCATGAGCATAGCGTGGCGGATGCATGGGAGGACTTTTTGTTTATTGCTAGTACTGTCGTCAATGACAAGTCTTTTCATGACATGCTAGACAATCCGGCCATTGCTGCTGACCAAAAAGTGAGCGCTTTGGTTGATCTTTACGACACCCAAGTCGCCTGCACTGAAGATACTGCGTTTAAACAGCTTTTGGGCGCTACTAGCGCGCATAAGTCTGCGGATGCTGAGTATCCTAAAGTGTCAGCCGGCCTGCGTAACTTCCTCAGTCAGTTGGCAAGCCAAGAACGCCTCGCACTGCTTCCTGAGGTTTATGAGCATTATCGTCGCCATAAAACCCAAGCGCAAAAGCAAGTCGACGCGTATGTGACCTCAGCGTATCCATTGACTGATGCACAGCGTGACCTATTCCAGACCCGTCTTGCAGCCTCGCTCAATGCCAAAGTGGTATTGCACGAAGCCGTGGATCCCAGTCTATTAGCAGGCGCGACTATCAAGATCGGTGACAAGGTCGTCGATGACTCTATGCGCGGCAAGCTAAAACAGTTAAAAACGCAGCTTATGGCTTAA
- the atpA gene encoding F0F1 ATP synthase subunit alpha has protein sequence MQQLNPAEISNLIKQRIQDLDAGATAKNEGTIVKVSDGIVQIHGLEDAMYGEMIEFEGDVYGMALNLERDSVGAVVLGEFLTLQEGQKAYCTGRILEVPVGPELLGRVVDALGNPIDGKGPIDAKMTDKVEKIAPGVIDRQSVDQPVMTGYKAVDTMIPIGRGQRELIIGDRQTGKTAMAIDAIIAQKTSGIKCVYVAIGQKRSTIANVVRKLEQSGALAYTTVVVASASEPAALQYIAPYSGCTMGEYFRDRGEDALIVFDDLSKQAVAYRQISLLLRRPPGREAYPGDVFYLHSRLLERASRVNAAYVEKFTNGEVVGKTGSLTALPIIETQAGDVSAFVPTNVISITDGQIFLESSLFNSGIRPAVNAGISVSRVGGAAQTKIIKKLSGGIRTALAQYRELAAFAQFASDLDDATKQQLEHGERVTELMKQKQYQPMNIADQAVVIYASNEGFLSDVPVERIGSFEESLLRYMHDEQADLMKEINDTANYNDDIAGRLQSSINTFKQNHSY, from the coding sequence ATGCAACAATTGAATCCAGCGGAAATCAGTAATCTGATTAAGCAGCGTATTCAAGACCTTGATGCGGGTGCAACTGCAAAAAATGAAGGCACGATTGTCAAAGTATCAGACGGTATCGTGCAGATTCATGGTCTTGAAGATGCCATGTACGGTGAAATGATTGAGTTTGAAGGCGATGTCTACGGCATGGCTTTGAACTTAGAGCGTGACTCAGTCGGTGCGGTAGTACTGGGTGAGTTCTTGACGCTACAAGAAGGTCAAAAAGCATACTGTACTGGTCGAATCTTAGAAGTACCGGTAGGTCCTGAGCTGCTAGGCCGTGTTGTTGACGCCTTGGGTAACCCTATCGATGGCAAAGGTCCTATCGATGCTAAAATGACGGACAAAGTCGAAAAAATCGCCCCAGGCGTTATCGACCGTCAATCAGTAGACCAGCCAGTAATGACCGGTTATAAAGCCGTTGATACTATGATCCCAATCGGTCGTGGTCAGCGTGAGCTTATCATTGGTGACCGTCAGACGGGTAAAACCGCGATGGCTATCGATGCCATTATTGCGCAGAAAACTTCTGGCATTAAGTGTGTTTACGTCGCTATCGGTCAGAAACGCTCTACTATCGCCAACGTCGTGCGTAAGCTTGAGCAATCAGGTGCTTTAGCCTATACCACAGTAGTTGTGGCTTCTGCCTCTGAGCCTGCTGCTCTCCAATACATCGCGCCATACTCTGGTTGTACGATGGGTGAGTACTTCCGTGACCGCGGTGAAGATGCGCTGATTGTTTTTGATGACTTATCAAAGCAAGCCGTAGCTTATCGTCAGATTTCACTATTGCTACGTCGTCCGCCAGGTCGTGAAGCTTATCCTGGTGACGTCTTCTATTTACACTCCCGTTTACTTGAGCGTGCTTCACGCGTAAACGCAGCGTATGTAGAAAAATTCACTAATGGTGAAGTGGTTGGTAAAACCGGTTCTTTAACTGCGTTACCTATCATTGAAACCCAAGCTGGTGACGTTTCAGCATTCGTACCAACCAACGTAATCTCAATTACCGATGGTCAGATCTTCTTAGAATCTAGCCTATTTAACTCAGGTATTCGTCCTGCGGTTAACGCCGGTATTTCAGTATCTCGTGTTGGTGGTGCTGCGCAGACCAAAATCATTAAAAAGCTATCTGGCGGTATCCGTACAGCCCTAGCTCAGTATCGTGAATTGGCAGCTTTTGCTCAGTTCGCCTCTGACCTTGATGATGCGACTAAGCAACAGCTTGAGCACGGTGAGCGTGTGACCGAATTGATGAAGCAGAAACAGTATCAGCCAATGAACATCGCTGACCAAGCTGTGGTTATCTATGCATCAAACGAAGGCTTCTTATCAGATGTGCCTGTAGAAAGAATCGGCTCATTCGAAGAGTCACTGCTACGCTATATGCATGATGAGCAAGCGGACTTGATGAAAGAAATCAACGATACTGCGAACTACAACGATGATATCGCGGGTCGTCTGCAATCATCTATCAACACCTTTAAGCAAAATCACAGCTACTAA
- the atpG gene encoding F0F1 ATP synthase subunit gamma, whose translation MASLKEIRAKVTSIKSTQKITRAMQMVAASKMRRAQERMEVGRPYADSMRRVISHLVHASSDYKHPYMVARPVNRVGFIVVTSDRGLAGGLNINLFKALTREIKDYQDQSVAAEFAVIGSKGVSFFKSFGGKVTSAVTDYGDKPTFEQLNAPVQAMLDDYAKGNIDRIYMVYNKFVNAMTQSPTVTQLVPLPEGSLAEGSAVQTEHSWDYIYEPDIKTLIDGLLGRYIESIVYQAVMENIASEQSARMVAMKAATDNAGDLINDLQLVYNKLRQAAITREISEIVGGAAAVS comes from the coding sequence ATGGCAAGCTTAAAAGAAATACGTGCCAAAGTCACCAGTATTAAAAGTACCCAGAAAATTACTCGCGCCATGCAGATGGTCGCAGCGAGTAAGATGCGCCGTGCACAAGAGCGCATGGAAGTGGGACGCCCTTATGCTGATAGTATGCGTCGAGTGATCTCTCACTTAGTGCATGCCTCGTCAGACTATAAGCACCCATATATGGTCGCGCGTCCTGTCAATCGGGTTGGTTTTATCGTGGTCACTTCGGATCGCGGCTTAGCTGGTGGCTTGAATATTAACCTATTCAAAGCCCTCACTCGTGAGATCAAAGACTATCAAGATCAGTCTGTTGCAGCAGAGTTTGCTGTCATTGGCTCAAAGGGCGTAAGCTTCTTTAAGAGCTTTGGCGGTAAAGTCACTTCAGCAGTCACTGACTATGGTGATAAGCCGACCTTTGAACAGCTCAATGCGCCGGTCCAAGCCATGTTAGATGACTATGCTAAAGGCAATATTGACCGCATATACATGGTGTATAACAAGTTTGTGAATGCGATGACGCAAAGCCCAACCGTGACTCAGCTGGTACCTCTACCAGAAGGCTCATTGGCCGAAGGCAGCGCCGTGCAGACAGAGCACAGCTGGGACTATATCTATGAGCCAGACATCAAGACTTTAATTGACGGTTTATTAGGCCGTTATATCGAATCTATTGTCTATCAAGCCGTGATGGAAAACATCGCCTCTGAGCAGTCTGCTCGTATGGTAGCGATGAAAGCGGCAACTGATAACGCTGGCGACTTAATTAACGATTTACAGTTGGTTTATAACAAGCTGCGTCAAGCCGCGATTACCCGAGAAATTTCGGAAATCGTTGGTGGTGCTGCTGCTGTTTCATAA